From Haloterrigena salifodinae, the proteins below share one genomic window:
- a CDS encoding mannonate dehydratase produces the protein MSQNSNADVRVGVRTRSLSDSRLRYIRQLGATDIFVDHADTEEEPDEFNDRDGTDTIVVGPDQIPSVSELTAARERVEDAGLSFTGIQSLPYSMYGDIMFDRDGADEALDQITTLIRNLGEAGIPILGYQWNPRSVVPMRTSPVEDRGSAESTAFNYDELDEPDELASGIDREYTEEEFWDNYQYFLENVLPVAEEAGVDLALHPIDPPSIESLGGIPRLFRNVENFEKGMELVPSDNHGLKLCLGCFSQMGEDVTDVIRRFGERDQIIFIHFRDVVGTMPKFHETFVDKGNFNTADAVRTLHDVGFEGAVIPDHVPKMEGDDDWRHRGRGFTIGYLRGVVDTVRSEQTQTTPAPEAE, from the coding sequence ATGAGCCAGAATAGTAATGCTGATGTCCGTGTTGGTGTTCGAACACGATCGCTTTCAGACTCTCGGCTACGGTACATCCGTCAACTGGGAGCAACGGATATTTTCGTTGATCACGCCGATACGGAGGAGGAACCGGACGAATTCAACGACCGTGACGGGACGGACACGATTGTCGTTGGTCCAGACCAGATTCCGTCGGTTTCGGAACTCACGGCCGCTCGAGAACGGGTCGAGGACGCAGGACTGTCCTTTACGGGCATCCAGTCGCTCCCGTATTCGATGTACGGCGACATCATGTTCGACCGTGACGGTGCAGACGAAGCGCTCGATCAGATCACAACCTTGATTCGGAATCTCGGAGAGGCTGGCATCCCAATATTGGGTTATCAGTGGAATCCCCGCAGCGTCGTTCCGATGCGCACGTCCCCTGTTGAAGACCGAGGCAGCGCCGAATCTACTGCCTTCAATTATGACGAGCTCGACGAACCGGACGAGCTCGCGTCCGGTATCGACCGCGAGTACACCGAAGAGGAGTTCTGGGACAATTACCAGTACTTCCTCGAGAACGTTCTTCCGGTCGCCGAAGAGGCAGGTGTCGACCTGGCGCTTCACCCAATCGATCCGCCGAGTATCGAATCGCTCGGCGGGATTCCGCGCCTGTTCCGCAACGTGGAGAACTTCGAGAAGGGCATGGAACTCGTCCCGAGCGACAATCACGGACTGAAGCTCTGTCTCGGCTGTTTCTCACAGATGGGTGAGGATGTTACCGATGTCATCCGTCGATTCGGCGAGCGTGATCAGATTATCTTTATTCACTTCCGTGACGTCGTCGGTACGATGCCGAAGTTCCACGAGACGTTCGTCGACAAAGGCAACTTCAATACCGCTGACGCGGTGAGAACACTCCACGATGTCGGTTTCGAAGGGGCAGTCATTCCTGACCACGTACCGAAGATGGAGGGTGATGACGACTGGCGACACCGAGGACGCGGATTTACTATCGGATATCTTCGGGGTGTCGTCGATACGGTTCGCTCGGAACAGACTCAGACAACGCCAGCGCCCGAAGCCGAATAA
- a CDS encoding pectate lyase gives MTHKRRSFLRAIGAGGLGLTAAAFTSGTAAAATSVTIRGGGADIWSTADAFHYYYDTVSGDVDVQVRNTALENSDPNAKTGIMIRESLDPAAKNVMLRRTPDGEASLQWRPEAGVDTLSTTSGGENESEVEGGSLEAEWLRLRRSGDVFEAYGSNDGENWTLIADVDAEHVELSDDAYVGLPVTSHNVGTLCTAELRDLTGLEPTANRDIGDVDVAGSVDVEEGVPFVSTGDVTDVTATGATVRGELTDLGGAESADGYVEYRKVPTESWTATAARTLEESGAFSVRLDGLTSRRYYQYRAVVETSDGDRATGSTRTVGTSGRSNGRTVRNGPRSASHVDLADGFADPAPWLDDDTPVIEITEPTRRQLSAAVGVDGPRLVVFETSGVIDLAEQRLTVVNDELYLAGQTAPSPGITLTHGDLWIDADDCVVQHLRVRPGDANLNEESDWEPDGIRTGDRTENNVIDHCTTTWAVDENLSVGYDTENTTVSNCLIAEPLQDATHHKGDHGYGSLIGNNAENVALAGNVWAHNYDRNPRLKEGTRTVVANNVMYHYRDGAWMDPDTKASIEGNVFRRPVSDQPNVFGDGDAYVADNVLEGSDNPMVGDGITRLDSRPLWTEDLEVLDSEDVGAHNLENVGARPADRTAHDERVLEQLRSGDGSYIDSQEEVGGYPDLEVNRQRLDVPQNGTHAWLRAKARDVE, from the coding sequence ATGACACACAAGCGACGATCCTTCCTGCGAGCGATCGGTGCAGGGGGTCTTGGACTGACGGCAGCAGCGTTTACCAGCGGCACGGCCGCGGCAGCGACCAGCGTTACGATTCGCGGCGGTGGTGCGGACATCTGGAGTACGGCGGACGCGTTCCACTACTACTACGATACCGTTAGCGGAGACGTCGACGTACAGGTACGAAACACCGCGCTCGAGAACAGTGACCCCAATGCGAAGACCGGCATCATGATCCGGGAGTCGCTGGATCCCGCGGCGAAGAACGTGATGCTCCGGCGGACGCCCGACGGCGAGGCGTCGCTCCAGTGGCGGCCGGAAGCGGGCGTCGATACGCTCAGCACGACGTCGGGCGGCGAAAACGAGAGCGAGGTCGAGGGCGGAAGCCTCGAGGCCGAGTGGCTGCGCCTGCGGCGGAGCGGCGACGTCTTCGAGGCGTACGGCTCGAACGACGGGGAGAACTGGACGCTGATCGCCGACGTCGACGCGGAACACGTCGAGTTGAGCGACGACGCGTACGTTGGCCTCCCCGTGACGAGCCACAACGTCGGCACGCTCTGTACGGCCGAACTGCGCGATCTGACGGGACTCGAACCGACCGCTAACCGCGATATCGGCGACGTCGACGTCGCCGGAAGCGTCGACGTCGAAGAAGGCGTTCCGTTCGTCTCGACCGGCGACGTGACCGACGTGACGGCCACGGGGGCGACGGTACGCGGCGAACTGACCGATCTGGGCGGCGCCGAGTCGGCCGACGGCTACGTCGAGTATCGGAAGGTACCGACCGAGTCCTGGACGGCGACAGCCGCGCGAACGCTCGAGGAATCGGGGGCGTTCAGCGTCCGCCTCGACGGTCTCACGAGCAGGCGGTACTACCAGTACCGCGCGGTCGTCGAGACGAGCGACGGCGATCGGGCGACCGGGTCGACCAGAACGGTCGGGACGTCCGGTCGGTCGAACGGCCGGACGGTCCGGAACGGGCCGCGAAGCGCGTCGCACGTCGATCTCGCCGACGGGTTCGCGGATCCGGCGCCGTGGCTGGACGACGACACGCCCGTCATCGAGATCACCGAGCCGACGCGGCGCCAGCTGTCGGCCGCGGTCGGGGTCGACGGGCCGCGCCTGGTCGTCTTCGAGACCAGCGGCGTGATCGATCTCGCGGAGCAGCGCCTGACAGTGGTCAACGACGAACTCTACCTCGCGGGACAGACGGCCCCCTCGCCGGGCATCACGCTCACGCACGGCGATCTCTGGATCGACGCGGACGATTGCGTCGTCCAGCACCTGCGGGTCCGGCCGGGTGACGCCAACCTGAACGAGGAGAGCGACTGGGAGCCCGACGGGATCAGAACGGGGGACCGAACCGAGAACAACGTCATCGACCACTGCACGACGACGTGGGCGGTCGACGAGAACCTCTCGGTCGGCTACGACACCGAGAACACGACGGTCTCGAACTGCCTGATCGCCGAGCCGCTGCAGGACGCGACCCACCACAAGGGGGACCACGGCTACGGCTCGCTGATCGGTAACAACGCGGAGAACGTCGCGCTCGCGGGCAACGTCTGGGCGCACAACTACGATCGGAATCCGCGCCTCAAGGAGGGGACCCGAACCGTCGTCGCGAACAACGTCATGTACCACTACCGGGACGGCGCGTGGATGGATCCCGACACGAAAGCGAGCATCGAAGGTAACGTCTTCCGGCGGCCGGTCAGCGACCAACCCAACGTCTTCGGCGACGGCGACGCGTACGTCGCCGACAACGTCCTCGAGGGCAGCGACAACCCGATGGTCGGCGACGGGATCACGCGACTCGACTCGCGGCCGCTCTGGACCGAGGACCTCGAGGTCCTCGATTCGGAAGACGTCGGCGCACACAATCTCGAGAACGTCGGCGCGCGGCCGGCCGATCGCACCGCCCACGACGAGCGCGTTCTCGAGCAACTCCGTTCCGGCGACGGCTCGTACATCGATAGTCAGGAGGAGGTCGGCGGTTACCCCGATCTCGAGGTCAATCGGCAGCGGCTGGACGTTCCACAGAACGGGACGCATGCCTGGCTGCGCGCAAAAGCACGCGACGTCGAATAG
- a CDS encoding dihydrodipicolinate synthase family protein has translation MSLPVEQVRSRLRGVAVGLLTPFDDDLEIEHEKIAENAQELYDAGIRTFLATANISEYHSLSASERVDVAETSVDALPSDACVLAGVGGSTHNATELIAAYDRIDVDAMMIMPPDHTYLHEQGLLEYYRNLASSTETPLVPYVRGFDPSVDYLTSLTRVDGVVGIKYALKDPVKLGAAVEAGADDVVWVDGLAEPYAVSYWAEGAEGFSAGVSNFRPEVGLELFDALSEGDWERACELRNICLPYQNFRDETGQDNAIAGAISVSAVKKGLELAGLHGGNVREPIRTLQPEEERKAERLYDQLDDEIESLIN, from the coding sequence ATGTCATTGCCAGTCGAGCAGGTACGGAGCCGTCTCCGTGGCGTTGCTGTCGGTCTGTTGACACCATTTGATGACGACCTCGAGATCGAACACGAGAAAATCGCGGAAAACGCACAGGAGTTGTACGACGCCGGGATTCGGACGTTCCTTGCGACCGCGAACATCAGCGAGTACCACTCGCTGTCGGCGAGCGAGCGCGTCGACGTCGCCGAGACGAGCGTCGACGCGCTCCCGTCGGACGCCTGCGTCCTCGCGGGCGTCGGCGGCAGCACGCACAACGCCACGGAACTGATTGCGGCGTACGATCGTATCGACGTCGACGCGATGATGATCATGCCGCCGGACCACACATATCTTCACGAACAGGGACTGCTGGAGTACTATCGTAACCTCGCCTCGTCGACTGAGACGCCGCTCGTTCCCTACGTCCGCGGCTTCGACCCGTCCGTCGACTACCTCACCAGCCTCACCCGCGTCGACGGCGTCGTCGGGATCAAGTACGCGCTGAAGGATCCGGTCAAGCTCGGCGCGGCCGTCGAGGCCGGTGCCGACGACGTTGTCTGGGTCGACGGGCTCGCGGAACCCTACGCTGTCTCGTACTGGGCGGAGGGGGCGGAGGGCTTCTCCGCGGGCGTCAGCAACTTCCGCCCAGAGGTCGGGCTCGAACTGTTCGACGCGCTCTCCGAGGGCGACTGGGAGCGCGCCTGCGAACTCCGGAATATCTGCCTGCCCTACCAGAACTTCCGGGACGAAACCGGGCAGGATAACGCAATCGCCGGCGCGATCAGCGTCTCGGCGGTCAAGAAAGGGCTCGAACTCGCCGGTCTCCACGGCGGCAACGTCCGCGAACCGATCCGCACGCTCCAGCCCGAAGAGGAACGGAAGGCCGAACGGCTGTACGATCAACTTGACGACGAGATCGAATCCCTCATCAACTAA
- a CDS encoding TRAP transporter small permease — protein MDIDQSLGLKRDTWYDWIVLNVATFIFILMLLLTVFQITVRVLDLPVSGGAWWTEPLARYLLIVGTYGGAAVASRNGEHIKMTIVSTQLEKRSPLIGSIVDILAQVLTIVFLIMLGYAGLRATLQNWDTPMMAVGQVRQGWIYGSITVFIGMMVFYELVNLRALLTTTDFSQQLMNKENRANKEGE, from the coding sequence ATGGATATCGACCAGTCGCTAGGGTTAAAAAGAGATACATGGTACGATTGGATCGTGCTAAACGTGGCAACATTCATTTTTATTCTAATGTTGCTTCTGACGGTGTTTCAGATAACCGTCCGTGTACTCGATCTCCCGGTCAGCGGGGGTGCGTGGTGGACGGAACCGCTCGCACGGTATTTGCTCATCGTCGGGACCTACGGAGGGGCTGCAGTCGCCTCCAGAAACGGAGAGCACATCAAAATGACAATCGTCTCTACCCAGCTCGAAAAACGATCTCCGCTGATCGGGTCGATCGTCGATATCCTTGCACAGGTTTTGACGATCGTCTTCCTGATCATGTTGGGGTATGCCGGCTTACGTGCAACGCTTCAGAACTGGGATACGCCGATGATGGCAGTAGGGCAGGTACGACAGGGATGGATATACGGGTCGATAACGGTATTCATCGGGATGATGGTGTTCTATGAACTGGTCAACCTGCGCGCTCTACTAACGACGACCGACTTCAGTCAACAACTCATGAACAAAGAAAACCGCGCGAATAAGGAGGGAGAATAG
- a CDS encoding TRAP transporter large permease, translating into MELLLIGLIFLGGLLLLYALGMPVAVAIGSACVLIMLSPFGPSLNFGLMSNQLMHGLNSFTLLAVPFYLMLGRLMNRTDMTSEVFDFANAIFGRIRGGIAQVNIGASVIFSGMSGLAVADAAGLGRVEYNAMRDQGYDKKTAIGVTGASSIIGPIIPPSVPIILYGVLAEESIGALFLAGIVPGLLLAGVLSIFTYLVVRWKGYGKGEAVGLRTIGEEFVNALPALVIPVFIVGGILSGMFTATEAGAVAVLYAIGLGFYQGSLTGEVLLEEFRDGMVETFSILFIISLAMLYGLVALQLRIPILLADAITGFTTNPTVAILIFVPLFMLIGTFMSITATIMIMVPILMPIIETLGIDPIHFGIVMILSLMTGVVTPPLGSVLFVLEKVTDASLETVMRAMILFYIPLLVVILIVALVPEVSTFVPNNYFF; encoded by the coding sequence ATGGAGCTATTACTGATTGGACTCATCTTTCTCGGCGGATTGCTTCTCCTCTACGCACTCGGCATGCCCGTCGCGGTCGCGATCGGATCAGCATGCGTCCTCATCATGCTCTCTCCGTTCGGCCCGTCCCTCAATTTCGGCTTGATGTCGAATCAGTTGATGCACGGCCTGAACTCGTTTACGCTGCTCGCAGTTCCGTTCTATCTCATGTTAGGTCGATTGATGAATAGGACGGATATGACCTCGGAAGTCTTCGACTTCGCGAACGCGATATTCGGTCGGATTCGAGGCGGAATTGCACAGGTCAATATCGGTGCGAGCGTCATTTTCTCCGGGATGTCCGGACTGGCGGTTGCTGACGCCGCGGGGCTCGGCCGAGTCGAGTACAACGCGATGCGCGACCAGGGATACGATAAAAAGACGGCAATCGGTGTCACTGGCGCGTCGTCGATCATCGGGCCGATTATTCCGCCGAGTGTGCCGATCATTCTGTACGGCGTATTGGCCGAAGAGTCCATCGGGGCGCTGTTCCTCGCCGGAATTGTACCTGGACTGCTACTTGCGGGGGTCCTTTCCATATTCACGTATCTCGTCGTCCGGTGGAAAGGATACGGGAAAGGCGAGGCTGTCGGACTCCGAACAATCGGTGAGGAGTTCGTTAACGCTCTCCCCGCGCTAGTGATCCCCGTATTCATCGTCGGCGGTATTCTCTCGGGGATGTTCACCGCGACGGAGGCCGGCGCGGTTGCAGTGCTCTATGCAATCGGGCTGGGCTTCTATCAGGGCTCTCTCACTGGAGAGGTACTGCTCGAGGAATTCCGAGATGGAATGGTCGAGACGTTCTCTATCCTCTTCATCATCTCTCTCGCGATGCTCTACGGTCTCGTCGCACTGCAACTTCGAATCCCAATACTGTTAGCCGACGCGATTACAGGCTTTACGACGAATCCGACAGTGGCAATCCTGATCTTCGTTCCGCTGTTCATGCTCATCGGGACGTTCATGAGCATCACCGCAACGATCATGATCATGGTTCCGATCCTCATGCCGATCATCGAGACGCTCGGAATCGACCCGATCCACTTCGGGATCGTGATGATCCTCTCGCTCATGACCGGCGTCGTGACGCCGCCACTGGGATCTGTCCTCTTCGTTCTGGAGAAGGTGACCGACGCCTCGCTCGAGACCGTCATGCGTGCGATGATCTTGTTCTACATTCCGTTACTAGTCGTTATCTTGATTGTCGCCCTCGTGCCGGAAGTCTCGACCTTCGTCCCGAACAACTACTTCTTCTGA
- a CDS encoding TRAP transporter substrate-binding protein, producing MSGKQTAGNESCLDSVTRRQAVKMGIGASGLATLAGCMGGDSGGTTITMASVMEEGTSLVYAGQQFKERIEEESDGDISVEFSYGGSYGSETETFDLMNQGAVDMYTGGSDAYDMHAPKYYFFNSPYVLESFEHQQKIMESDEFQEEVYPALEEAGIKVTGPRVYRGMRHYTSNKPVRTPEDVQGMDLRLPSHDSWVKAWESVGASPSPVSLDELYSGLQQGVVEASEGPPAQIASLSLWEVQDYYSMTSHLPQSGQMYVSTSFYEGLDESQQDMIDEIVNEVAEEATQWARDSEEELITEAEENGMEIIEDVDTDAFYEAAAPAVEQLFEETYAGSWEKWRDMA from the coding sequence ATGTCTGGCAAACAGACAGCTGGGAATGAGAGCTGTTTAGATAGTGTGACGCGTCGTCAAGCCGTCAAGATGGGAATTGGTGCATCTGGGCTAGCGACTCTCGCTGGGTGTATGGGCGGAGACAGCGGTGGAACGACTATCACCATGGCAAGCGTAATGGAGGAAGGTACCTCTCTGGTCTACGCAGGGCAACAATTCAAAGAACGCATCGAAGAGGAATCGGACGGAGACATCAGCGTCGAGTTCTCCTACGGCGGTTCGTACGGATCAGAGACCGAGACGTTCGACCTGATGAATCAAGGCGCAGTTGATATGTACACCGGAGGGTCAGACGCGTACGACATGCACGCACCCAAGTACTACTTCTTCAACTCGCCGTACGTCCTCGAGAGTTTCGAACACCAGCAGAAGATTATGGAGTCGGACGAGTTCCAAGAAGAAGTGTACCCGGCTCTCGAGGAAGCAGGGATCAAGGTCACCGGTCCCCGGGTCTACCGAGGAATGCGACATTACACGTCGAACAAGCCAGTTCGGACTCCCGAGGACGTTCAAGGGATGGACCTACGGCTTCCGAGTCACGATTCGTGGGTAAAAGCGTGGGAAAGCGTTGGTGCGAGTCCATCGCCCGTCTCACTCGACGAACTCTATTCGGGTCTTCAGCAGGGCGTCGTTGAGGCGTCCGAAGGCCCACCAGCCCAGATCGCCTCGCTTAGCCTTTGGGAGGTGCAGGACTACTATAGTATGACTAGTCATCTCCCGCAGAGCGGGCAGATGTACGTGAGTACCAGTTTCTACGAGGGACTGGACGAGTCTCAGCAGGATATGATCGACGAAATCGTCAACGAAGTTGCCGAAGAGGCAACGCAGTGGGCTCGAGATTCGGAAGAAGAACTAATCACGGAGGCCGAAGAAAACGGCATGGAAATCATTGAAGACGTTGATACAGACGCGTTCTACGAGGCAGCAGCCCCCGCTGTCGAACAGTTATTCGAAGAGACGTATGCGGGTTCGTGGGAGAAGTGGCGCGACATGGCGTGA
- a CDS encoding universal stress protein has translation MDTVLVVQTGDEPDQQLLRTAKRHVSGTETEIVFCRAVDEKRLQNNLQRQANSEREVEGVDEMEEIAKTEAEDIASDAFGEEIPYRAVGLVGTIPDDVIQMAEEEGCDHIFISGKKRSPAGKAVFGDVAQSVILQFDGPVTVTTMST, from the coding sequence ATGGATACAGTGCTTGTTGTCCAAACAGGGGATGAGCCGGACCAACAACTGCTACGTACAGCAAAGCGGCACGTTTCCGGAACGGAGACAGAGATCGTATTCTGCAGAGCCGTCGATGAAAAGAGATTACAGAATAACCTTCAACGGCAGGCAAACTCGGAGCGGGAAGTCGAAGGTGTCGACGAAATGGAAGAGATTGCAAAGACCGAAGCAGAAGATATTGCAAGCGATGCGTTCGGTGAGGAGATTCCGTACCGAGCGGTGGGTCTCGTCGGGACGATCCCGGACGATGTCATCCAGATGGCCGAGGAAGAGGGATGCGATCACATTTTCATCAGCGGAAAGAAGCGTTCGCCGGCTGGGAAAGCAGTTTTCGGCGATGTGGCCCAATCGGTTATCCTCCAGTTCGATGGACCAGTTACCGTCACGACAATGTCGACCTAA
- a CDS encoding IclR family transcriptional regulator, with translation MANTPNERTGRRIQSVEIAFTVLDAVRKNDRPSITELANELGHSKSTIYSHLQTLESEEIIVREDDGYRLSLQVLDMANDIRNQVANYDVIVDAVDELANETGEIAQFGIEEHGQVSYLYKAMGNQAVETASRAGGKQPIYSTSLGKSILAFLPADRQEEIVSETAFERKTPKTITDQASLYTELEEIAERGYAIDDEENIEGLRCVATPVRNGTSVVGAVSVTGPASRITDDYLHGELAESVQRAANVIELNTKFS, from the coding sequence ATGGCAAACACCCCCAACGAACGCACCGGACGCCGGATCCAATCAGTTGAGATTGCCTTTACCGTTCTCGACGCCGTGCGGAAAAACGACCGGCCCAGCATAACCGAACTCGCCAACGAGCTCGGCCATTCGAAGAGCACGATCTACAGCCACCTCCAGACCCTCGAGAGCGAAGAGATCATCGTCCGCGAGGACGACGGCTACCGGCTGAGTCTGCAGGTGCTGGACATGGCCAACGACATCCGGAATCAGGTCGCCAACTACGACGTGATCGTCGACGCGGTCGACGAGCTAGCGAACGAAACAGGGGAGATTGCACAGTTCGGAATCGAGGAACACGGGCAGGTGTCGTATCTCTACAAGGCGATGGGGAACCAGGCTGTCGAAACGGCCTCGCGCGCCGGCGGGAAACAACCGATCTACTCAACCTCGCTCGGGAAGTCCATCCTCGCGTTTCTCCCCGCCGACAGACAAGAAGAAATCGTCAGCGAAACGGCTTTCGAGCGGAAGACGCCGAAAACGATCACGGATCAGGCCAGTCTCTACACGGAACTCGAGGAAATCGCCGAGCGGGGGTACGCGATCGACGACGAGGAGAACATCGAGGGACTCCGCTGTGTTGCCACGCCCGTCCGAAACGGAACGTCGGTCGTCGGTGCTGTTAGTGTCACCGGTCCGGCTAGTCGGATCACGGACGACTATCTCCACGGTGAACTCGCCGAGAGCGTCCAGCGCGCGGCCAACGTCATCGAACTCAACACCAAGTTCTCGTAA
- a CDS encoding IclR family transcriptional regulator, protein MANTPQERTESRIKSVEIAFTVLDTVRKNDRPSITELANELGHSKSTIHNHLRTLESEEIIVREDDGYRLSLQVLDMANDVRNQVANYDVIVDAVDELANETGEIAQFGIEEHGQVSYLYKAMGNQAVETASRAGGKQPIYSTSLGKSILAFLPSDRQEEIVSETAFERKTPKTITDQASLYTELEEIAERGYAIDDEENIEGLRCVAAPVRNGTSVVGAVSVSGPASRITDDYLYGELAESVQRAANVIELNTKFS, encoded by the coding sequence ATGGCAAACACCCCCCAGGAACGAACCGAATCCCGGATCAAATCAGTCGAGATTGCCTTTACCGTTCTCGATACCGTGCGGAAAAACGACCGACCCAGCATAACCGAACTCGCTAACGAGCTCGGCCATTCGAAGAGCACGATTCACAATCACCTCCGGACCCTCGAGAGCGAAGAGATCATCGTCCGTGAGGACGACGGCTACCGGCTGAGTCTCCAGGTGCTGGACATGGCCAACGACGTCCGAAATCAGGTCGCCAACTACGACGTGATCGTCGACGCGGTCGACGAACTGGCGAACGAAACAGGGGAGATTGCACAGTTCGGAATCGAGGAACACGGGCAGGTGTCGTATCTCTACAAGGCGATGGGGAACCAGGCTGTCGAAACGGCCTCGCGCGCCGGCGGGAAACAACCGATCTACTCAACCTCGCTCGGGAAGTCCATCCTCGCGTTTCTCCCCTCAGATAGACAAGAAGAAATCGTCAGCGAAACGGCTTTCGAGCGGAAGACGCCGAAAACGATCACGGATCAGGCCAGTCTCTACACGGAACTCGAGGAGATCGCCGAGCGGGGGTACGCGATCGACGACGAGGAGAACATCGAGGGACTCCGCTGTGTCGCCGCGCCCGTCCGAAACGGAACGTCGGTCGTCGGCGCCGTTAGCGTTAGCGGTCCGGCTAGTCGGATCACGGACGACTATCTCTACGGTGAACTCGCCGAGAGCGTCCAGCGCGCGGCCAACGTCATCGAACTCAACACCAAATTCTCGTAA
- the xacF gene encoding 2,5-dioxovalerate dehydrogenase, which yields MPTTHRNYVDGEWVESRSGETFEVLNPANTTEVVGEFQSSTSEDAEEAVEAAVTAEDEWASMPGPERGAILKETAQILEDQKEDLTETLTQEEGKTLSEAGGEVQRAIDIFYYYAQKASDLGGTVKSSSSTDTELYTKKEPLGTVALITPWNYPIAIPAWKLAPALAAGNTAVLKPASAAPTVSWKLLEALDEAGLPDGVANYVTGSGSEVGGMLTDHEGVDGVSFTGSTQVGTAVAQAAADDLKRVQCEMGGKNPTVVMPSADVDEAVDIVGAGAFGVTGQACTACSRAIVHEDVYDEFVEGVTEYAETIEIGPGDEDVDMGPHVTNSELEGTLEYVGIAEDEGATLETGGERLTGDEYADGYYVEPAVFSDVDNDMRIAQEEVFGPVLAVLKVSSFEEGLELANDVDYGLSASIVTDDLTEANQFAENVESGVAKVNEKTTGLELHVPFGGYKESSTDTYREQGDAGLDFFTSTKTVYMNY from the coding sequence ATGCCGACAACGCATCGTAACTACGTCGATGGTGAGTGGGTCGAATCGCGTTCCGGAGAGACGTTCGAGGTACTGAACCCCGCAAACACGACCGAGGTCGTCGGCGAGTTCCAGTCGTCGACGTCCGAAGACGCCGAAGAGGCGGTCGAGGCCGCAGTCACCGCCGAGGATGAGTGGGCGTCGATGCCCGGCCCGGAACGAGGAGCGATCCTCAAGGAAACCGCCCAGATCCTCGAGGACCAGAAGGAGGACCTGACCGAGACGCTGACCCAGGAGGAGGGGAAGACGCTCAGCGAAGCCGGTGGCGAGGTCCAACGTGCGATCGACATCTTCTACTACTACGCACAGAAGGCCAGCGACCTCGGCGGCACCGTCAAGTCATCCAGCAGCACGGACACGGAGCTCTATACCAAGAAAGAGCCGCTCGGCACTGTCGCCCTGATCACGCCGTGGAACTACCCCATCGCGATCCCAGCCTGGAAGCTCGCCCCCGCGCTGGCCGCGGGCAACACGGCCGTCCTCAAACCCGCCTCGGCGGCGCCGACCGTCTCCTGGAAACTCCTCGAGGCGCTCGACGAAGCGGGACTGCCCGACGGCGTCGCAAACTATGTCACTGGCTCCGGGAGCGAGGTGGGCGGCATGCTGACCGACCACGAGGGCGTCGACGGCGTCTCCTTTACCGGGAGCACGCAGGTCGGAACCGCCGTCGCCCAGGCCGCCGCGGACGACCTCAAACGCGTCCAGTGTGAGATGGGCGGGAAGAACCCGACGGTCGTCATGCCCAGCGCCGACGTCGACGAGGCCGTCGACATCGTCGGTGCCGGCGCGTTCGGCGTCACCGGGCAGGCCTGTACCGCCTGCTCCCGCGCGATCGTCCACGAGGACGTCTACGACGAGTTCGTCGAGGGCGTCACCGAGTACGCCGAGACCATCGAGATCGGTCCCGGCGACGAGGACGTCGACATGGGCCCCCACGTCACGAACAGCGAACTGGAGGGCACGCTCGAGTACGTCGGAATCGCCGAAGACGAGGGCGCGACCCTCGAGACCGGCGGCGAGCGGCTCACCGGCGACGAGTACGCCGACGGCTACTACGTCGAGCCGGCCGTCTTCTCGGACGTGGACAACGACATGCGCATCGCCCAGGAGGAGGTCTTCGGGCCGGTGCTGGCCGTACTGAAGGTCAGCAGCTTCGAGGAAGGCCTCGAGCTCGCCAACGACGTCGACTACGGCCTCTCGGCGAGCATCGTTACGGACGACCTCACCGAAGCGAACCAGTTCGCCGAGAACGTCGAGTCGGGCGTCGCGAAGGTCAACGAGAAGACCACCGGCCTCGAGCTCCACGTGCCCTTCGGCGGCTATAAGGAGTCCTCGACGGACACCTACCGCGAACAGGGCGACGCCGGACTGGACTTCTTCACGTCGACGAAGACGGTTTACATGAACTACTGA